From a region of the Paenibacillus sp. R14(2021) genome:
- a CDS encoding extracellular solute-binding protein — translation MKYGWKYSSKLVLGTTLVGVLLAGCSGKNNENGKANENENVGGQTSQNEGAASTGEQLSYSLYAPAMTTPINLDGPITQEVMKKSGLHWDKVEIGNGGDLSQQINLKLAAGSFPDAIILPSDSLVWSRLINEKKLLPLDDYFTNPDAYPNLAKIDKRIIDYWRASDGHIYFVPSAYEPVIDNPSAWQGNAQGLWVQNTILKKAGMTTDDLRTIDGFEKYLSAIKDFKDDKGRNIIPLSLGGENFAGLEIVMSMFGVRSTDNGYNEQADGTVVPDYKLPGFKSAFQWLNHLDLNGLLDPETSFQKKDLFKEKVNNLRYGAMLFGGWDNPNVTTLKNHNIPEAITYNELEKKGFPDGWFYPTELPTMKDVKLAQYANYNPFGTNGAGISAKAKDPDQIMKGLDWMQTNEAFVLMEYGPESSGAYKMENGAAVENYDVFRGPKFWGGDNGGMASVTQYGFWWWKNLASVGSSHIKTMESPWPAYNAMLYKAEEINHKQGTFGLTPKAARIKPTIGGAVEKYGPVQNDIRMKYYAKMLLAKNDADFQTAYDQFLNEMKVRGHDEETITEFNKEYQAYSDTPAGKITVDIKQTLPRNVYSDKPAIIGE, via the coding sequence ATGAAGTATGGATGGAAGTACAGCAGTAAGTTGGTGCTAGGCACGACGCTGGTCGGCGTGCTGCTCGCGGGTTGTTCGGGCAAGAACAATGAGAACGGGAAAGCGAATGAAAACGAAAATGTCGGCGGACAAACCAGTCAGAACGAAGGTGCCGCATCTACAGGGGAACAGCTCAGTTATTCGTTATATGCGCCGGCGATGACGACGCCAATCAATCTGGATGGTCCCATTACGCAGGAGGTTATGAAGAAATCCGGTCTGCACTGGGATAAAGTCGAGATCGGCAACGGGGGCGACCTCTCGCAGCAGATCAACCTCAAGCTTGCCGCCGGCAGCTTCCCGGACGCCATAATTCTACCATCGGATAGTCTCGTGTGGTCGCGTCTCATCAACGAGAAGAAGCTGCTTCCGCTGGACGATTACTTTACCAATCCCGATGCCTATCCGAACCTGGCCAAGATCGACAAGCGGATTATCGATTATTGGCGGGCGAGTGACGGACACATCTACTTCGTGCCTTCCGCGTATGAGCCGGTCATCGATAATCCATCCGCCTGGCAGGGCAACGCCCAGGGCTTGTGGGTTCAGAATACGATTCTGAAAAAAGCCGGGATGACAACCGACGATCTGCGGACGATTGATGGATTCGAGAAGTACTTGAGCGCGATCAAAGACTTCAAAGACGACAAGGGACGCAATATCATTCCTCTGTCGCTTGGCGGCGAGAATTTCGCAGGTCTTGAAATCGTCATGTCTATGTTCGGCGTGCGAAGCACGGACAACGGCTATAACGAGCAAGCTGACGGCACAGTCGTTCCGGACTACAAGCTGCCAGGCTTCAAGAGTGCGTTTCAATGGTTGAACCATCTTGATCTGAACGGACTGCTTGATCCAGAGACCTCGTTCCAGAAGAAAGATTTGTTCAAAGAGAAAGTGAACAATTTACGCTACGGTGCGATGCTGTTCGGCGGATGGGACAATCCGAACGTAACGACGCTGAAGAACCATAACATTCCTGAGGCGATCACCTATAATGAGCTTGAGAAGAAAGGGTTCCCTGACGGCTGGTTCTATCCGACGGAGCTTCCGACGATGAAGGACGTGAAATTGGCCCAATATGCAAACTACAATCCGTTCGGGACGAATGGTGCCGGAATCAGCGCGAAAGCGAAAGACCCGGATCAGATCATGAAGGGCTTAGACTGGATGCAGACCAATGAAGCGTTCGTCCTGATGGAATATGGACCTGAGAGCTCGGGTGCCTACAAAATGGAGAATGGTGCAGCCGTCGAGAACTACGATGTATTTCGTGGTCCTAAATTCTGGGGCGGAGACAACGGCGGCATGGCGAGCGTTACGCAATACGGATTCTGGTGGTGGAAGAATTTAGCAAGCGTAGGCAGCTCGCATATTAAGACGATGGAATCGCCTTGGCCGGCTTATAACGCCATGCTCTACAAAGCGGAAGAAATTAACCATAAACAAGGAACGTTCGGTCTGACGCCTAAGGCTGCTCGTATCAAGCCGACGATTGGCGGCGCCGTAGAGAAATACGGACCGGTGCAGAACGACATTCGTATGAAATATTATGCGAAAATGCTGCTCGCGAAGAACGATGCGGACTTCCAAACGGCGTATGATCAATTTCTGAACGAGATGAAGGTTCGCGGCCATGACGAAGAAACCATCACCGAATTCAACAAGGAATATCAGGCTTACAGCGATACGCCTGCAGGCAAAATTACGGTCGATATCAAACAGACGCTTCCCCGCAACGTCTACAGCGACAAACCGGCCATTATCGGGGAATAA
- a CDS encoding carbohydrate ABC transporter permease yields MGRLTLGERSFSIGNTLVLTIFAFLCFYPFWYILILSLNEGRDASLGGIFWWPRLLTLDNYRVMLSDDTILNAFWVTVKRTLIGTFGSLFFTSLVAFALSRRELPGRQALLFVFLFVMLFSGGLIPYYIQLIHLGLINNFWVYVFPSLFSVWNMFVMKTSFQNTIPESVVESVKLDGGGYIRIYAHIVLPFSMPLFAALGLFTAVGQWNDWFTGAFFVNDIQLQPLPTYLQRMLSTIEASQMISSSQMTTMNQTRLYNPDAITPKSVRMATIMITVLPILIVYPFVQRFFVKGVLIGSVKE; encoded by the coding sequence ATGGGACGTCTTACGCTTGGAGAACGGTCATTTTCGATCGGCAACACACTGGTACTGACGATTTTTGCTTTTCTTTGCTTCTATCCCTTCTGGTATATTCTGATTCTCTCCCTTAACGAGGGAAGGGATGCGAGCCTTGGCGGTATTTTCTGGTGGCCGCGCTTACTCACACTGGACAATTACCGCGTCATGCTGTCCGATGATACGATTCTTAATGCGTTCTGGGTGACGGTGAAACGGACCCTCATCGGTACATTCGGTTCCTTGTTCTTCACCTCGCTCGTTGCTTTTGCCCTCTCGCGCAGAGAACTGCCGGGCAGGCAAGCGCTGTTGTTCGTATTTCTGTTCGTGATGCTGTTCAGCGGCGGTCTCATTCCTTATTACATTCAATTGATTCATCTCGGATTAATCAACAACTTCTGGGTGTACGTCTTTCCGTCGCTGTTCAGTGTTTGGAACATGTTTGTCATGAAAACCTCATTCCAGAACACGATTCCGGAAAGCGTCGTTGAATCGGTTAAGCTTGACGGCGGAGGCTATATACGGATATATGCCCACATTGTGCTGCCGTTCTCTATGCCGCTGTTCGCAGCACTCGGCTTGTTCACGGCGGTTGGCCAATGGAACGACTGGTTTACCGGTGCTTTCTTCGTTAACGATATCCAGCTGCAGCCGCTCCCGACGTATTTGCAGCGCATGCTCAGTACGATCGAAGCGAGCCAGATGATCAGCTCCAGCCAGATGACGACGATGAATCAGACCCGCTTGTATAATCCGGATGCCATTACGCCCAAGTCGGTTCGCATGGCAACCATTATGATTACCGTTCTGCCGATTCTGATCGTCTATCCGTTCGTGCAGCGTTTCTTCGTGAAAGGCGTGCTGATCGGTTCCGTCAAAGAGTAG
- a CDS encoding sugar ABC transporter permease, translating to MNRLWMIKQKGYLPLYGFILPGIALVVLFNYIPMLGLQMAFRDYNFSDGIWRSPWIGLQNFKEFVASNDFWKATGNTLLLTFLRLLFVFPTTIVFALLINEIRAFRFKRVVQSLSYLPHFVSWIVVVGFLDAFLSIDGGGANSLLHSLGMQPIAFIGSETWFRPIFILSSMWKEVGWGTILYLAAISGINPVLYEAAVMDGAGRFAQMRYITLPSIVPIISIVLILTVPGLLSVGIDQIYAMINPANMGVAEVVDTYVLRLGIGQAQYSQTTAIGLVMSVISTVLLVVCNMISKRMGGDSLW from the coding sequence ATGAACCGCCTATGGATGATTAAACAGAAGGGCTACCTCCCATTGTACGGTTTCATACTGCCGGGCATCGCATTAGTTGTGCTGTTCAACTATATCCCGATGCTGGGACTGCAAATGGCTTTCCGCGATTATAATTTCAGCGACGGTATCTGGAGGAGCCCGTGGATTGGATTGCAAAACTTCAAGGAGTTTGTAGCGAGCAACGATTTTTGGAAAGCAACCGGTAATACGCTGCTGCTTACGTTTCTCCGGCTGTTATTTGTATTTCCGACCACCATTGTCTTCGCGCTGCTCATCAACGAAATTCGTGCTTTCCGCTTCAAGCGCGTCGTGCAGTCTCTGAGTTATCTGCCGCATTTTGTCTCTTGGATCGTGGTTGTCGGATTTCTCGACGCGTTCCTATCGATCGACGGAGGCGGTGCGAACTCGCTGCTTCACAGCTTGGGGATGCAGCCGATTGCTTTCATAGGGTCGGAGACGTGGTTCCGTCCCATATTTATCCTGAGCAGCATGTGGAAGGAAGTGGGCTGGGGCACCATCTTGTACTTAGCCGCCATTTCCGGCATCAATCCGGTGCTCTATGAAGCTGCGGTCATGGACGGAGCAGGGCGTTTCGCGCAGATGCGCTACATCACGCTGCCGAGTATCGTTCCTATTATATCGATCGTTCTGATCCTCACGGTTCCCGGATTGCTCAGCGTCGGGATCGATCAGATTTATGCCATGATTAACCCGGCTAATATGGGTGTGGCAGAGGTCGTCGATACCTATGTGCTGCGGCTCGGAATCGGACAAGCCCAATATTCGCAGACAACCGCCATCGGTCTTGTGATGAGCGTTATCTCCACGGTGCTGCTCGTCGTTTGCAATATGATTTCTAAGCGTATGGGCGGAGACAGCTTATGGTAG
- a CDS encoding response regulator produces the protein MMQINVFVVDDEERQRRSIVKHVAWERYQMRVSGEWEGAEEAIEGARHCVPDLLITDIRLMGTDGLELSSRMRKINPRMRIIMVTGYEEFHYAKTAVDIGVDAFLVKPIIFDELNAILERISQEEEQNQLNSREAIQLKEQIDAFKPIAQKQLIQEVIHGLVVGEDVIRARADALNLFTAAEARQVLTLVVHSDRYASLPMEEQIRQERSRLEEAAEAVCGSRLEVKTTSQRGHLVLILRCCAGEDIEAETEACVRRLSAEIEKMEACNTRIGVGPPVSLLSQLSESFRLAQRAVNQRFLGGEERSYSWKILMEQGEEAEKNLEGLTADFFEVLGAGDSQNSLSLLGEILSNLAGNLLMRGAEARSRCMHLISGAYRMAAEIGDVARQFGAEQKLWEQLLECREEPELLQETVHIIKDLSDFIAERKKSHTQVVVLKALEYMNVHYPDNLSLRSVAESVFLSPSYLGALFRVELGISFTDQLIRIRIQKAKEMLQHPELKLYEIAESVGYQNIGYFTGLFKRVTGFGPKEYRDFHGYAKSD, from the coding sequence ATGATGCAGATCAACGTATTCGTAGTGGACGACGAGGAACGCCAGCGCCGCTCCATCGTCAAGCATGTTGCATGGGAGCGATACCAGATGCGTGTTTCCGGTGAATGGGAAGGTGCCGAGGAAGCGATTGAAGGTGCTCGGCATTGCGTTCCCGACCTGCTGATTACGGATATTCGTTTAATGGGAACGGATGGACTTGAGCTCTCATCCCGAATGCGGAAGATCAATCCCCGCATGCGGATCATCATGGTAACAGGGTATGAGGAATTCCATTATGCCAAAACGGCAGTCGATATCGGCGTGGATGCTTTCCTCGTTAAGCCGATTATTTTCGACGAGCTGAATGCGATTCTAGAGCGGATCTCGCAAGAGGAAGAGCAGAATCAGTTGAACAGCAGGGAAGCAATACAGCTGAAGGAGCAGATCGACGCCTTCAAGCCGATTGCGCAGAAACAGCTGATACAAGAGGTGATTCACGGTCTTGTCGTCGGCGAAGACGTTATACGGGCACGCGCGGATGCATTGAACCTGTTTACGGCTGCGGAAGCGCGTCAAGTCCTGACCCTCGTCGTCCATTCGGATCGGTATGCTTCTCTTCCGATGGAGGAGCAGATTCGCCAAGAACGGAGCAGGCTCGAGGAAGCTGCGGAAGCCGTATGCGGTTCGCGGCTGGAGGTGAAGACAACGTCGCAGCGCGGACATCTTGTTCTGATTCTGCGATGCTGTGCGGGTGAAGATATCGAGGCCGAGACCGAAGCGTGCGTTCGGCGTCTCAGCGCGGAGATCGAGAAGATGGAGGCCTGCAATACCCGGATCGGGGTCGGGCCGCCTGTTTCGCTGCTGAGTCAATTAAGCGAGAGCTTTCGGCTGGCGCAGAGAGCGGTCAATCAACGGTTTCTTGGCGGGGAGGAGCGGTCATACAGCTGGAAAATCCTCATGGAGCAAGGTGAAGAAGCCGAGAAGAATCTGGAGGGGTTGACTGCCGATTTCTTCGAGGTACTCGGAGCCGGGGACAGCCAGAACAGCTTGAGTCTGCTGGGGGAGATACTCAGCAATCTCGCGGGGAACCTGCTTATGCGTGGAGCCGAAGCACGAAGTCGATGCATGCATCTGATTAGCGGCGCTTATCGCATGGCGGCGGAGATCGGCGATGTGGCGCGTCAATTCGGCGCGGAACAGAAGCTGTGGGAGCAGCTTCTCGAATGCCGGGAGGAGCCGGAGCTGCTTCAGGAGACCGTCCATATCATTAAAGACTTGAGCGACTTCATCGCGGAACGAAAAAAGAGCCATACCCAAGTCGTGGTTCTTAAAGCGCTTGAGTACATGAATGTACACTACCCGGATAACTTGTCGCTACGCTCGGTTGCGGAGTCCGTATTCTTAAGCCCGAGTTATTTGGGAGCGCTGTTCAGAGTGGAGCTTGGCATCTCCTTTACCGATCAGCTCATACGAATTCGCATTCAGAAGGCGAAGGAAATGCTGCAGCACCCGGAGCTCAAGCTTTACGAGATTGCCGAGAGCGTCGGGTACCAGAACATCGGTTATTTTACCGGCTTATTCAAACGCGTAACTGGCTTTGGCCCGAAGGAGTATCGAGACTTTCACGGGTATGCCAAATCGGATTGA
- a CDS encoding sensor histidine kinase, with the protein MISVYWNRVRLLQKLILIVILFLIIPVLIIGYYLFSTSLSLAQKEAREMLEKVAYQLNDNIEYRIIGYQNMLMQLSLDSGITTTLTQPYQSLEEEVMGLQQINSTVSRIRSYFPMKTVQFYKSNPSLHEDGGTVLNLEKAEAEPWYADMKDENRSFYWYFNWKEDHSEPSLYLSKWLVDYLSNEKYGIIHVEVTNRALFDQISNPLALKKGGFMVLDNEGKVLADYMDHRDGGDIRQLPYLKQVYEANHGSYTAQINGLQSLVVYETNRLGWKVVTIVSQQELWQKLRLVKQAAISVSVLFVVLTVTVLTGFGLQTTKRLNFLIRSMRRVRSGDMGLTIKVHSKDELADLEEEFNNMSIRLDESVQEISEARSRAETEKLNLLQAQINPHFLYNTLALVKSMAMDVGSSEISSTVDALAKFFRLALNRGVDILPFKEELEHVKAYLDIHKSRYPGRLTVVFEVEEETLACDIVKITLQPIVENALLHAFVHTGGRGRLTISASMRQGNLCITIADNGSGMTQEQLQHLLEHANGTSDRGGFGVYNVNERLKRNYGQSFQLLIQSAPGEGTSVRLFIPQK; encoded by the coding sequence ATGATTTCCGTTTACTGGAACAGGGTTCGGCTGCTGCAAAAGTTGATTTTGATCGTCATTTTATTTCTGATTATTCCTGTTCTGATCATCGGCTATTATTTATTTTCCACGAGTCTGTCGCTTGCTCAGAAGGAAGCGCGCGAGATGCTGGAGAAGGTTGCCTATCAGCTAAACGATAACATCGAGTACCGGATTATCGGTTATCAGAACATGCTGATGCAGCTCTCACTCGATTCCGGAATTACGACAACGCTTACACAGCCCTATCAATCGCTTGAGGAAGAAGTCATGGGCCTTCAGCAGATTAATTCCACGGTCAGTCGAATCCGTTCCTACTTTCCCATGAAGACCGTTCAGTTTTATAAAAGCAATCCCTCACTGCATGAGGACGGCGGCACCGTCTTGAACCTGGAGAAGGCAGAAGCGGAGCCTTGGTATGCCGATATGAAGGACGAGAATCGTTCGTTCTACTGGTATTTCAATTGGAAGGAGGATCATTCCGAGCCTTCCCTCTATTTAAGCAAATGGCTGGTGGATTATTTGTCGAATGAGAAGTACGGCATTATCCACGTCGAGGTGACGAATAGAGCTTTGTTCGATCAGATCTCCAATCCGCTGGCGTTAAAGAAGGGCGGCTTCATGGTGCTGGATAACGAGGGGAAGGTTTTGGCCGATTATATGGATCATCGGGACGGCGGCGATATTCGGCAGCTTCCTTATTTGAAACAGGTATACGAGGCAAATCATGGCTCCTATACGGCGCAAATCAACGGCTTGCAAAGCCTAGTGGTTTACGAGACAAACCGGCTGGGATGGAAGGTCGTTACGATCGTAAGCCAGCAGGAATTATGGCAGAAGCTACGTCTAGTCAAACAAGCTGCGATATCGGTCAGCGTCCTGTTCGTCGTTCTGACTGTTACCGTTCTCACCGGCTTTGGCTTACAAACGACCAAACGTTTGAATTTCCTCATCCGCAGCATGAGACGGGTGCGCAGCGGGGATATGGGACTCACCATCAAAGTGCACAGTAAAGACGAGCTCGCCGATCTTGAAGAGGAATTCAATAACATGTCCATTCGCCTCGATGAATCGGTGCAGGAGATATCCGAAGCCAGGAGCAGGGCCGAAACAGAGAAGCTGAACCTGCTGCAGGCGCAGATCAATCCTCATTTTCTCTACAATACACTGGCGCTCGTCAAAAGCATGGCCATGGACGTCGGATCGTCCGAAATTAGCAGCACGGTGGACGCATTGGCCAAATTTTTCAGACTAGCCTTGAACCGCGGTGTGGACATCCTCCCCTTCAAAGAAGAATTGGAGCATGTGAAGGCTTATCTCGATATTCACAAATCGCGGTATCCCGGAAGACTGACAGTGGTCTTCGAGGTGGAGGAAGAGACACTGGCATGCGACATTGTCAAAATAACGCTGCAGCCGATTGTAGAAAATGCCTTGCTTCATGCGTTCGTACATACAGGAGGAAGGGGACGCCTTACGATATCCGCTTCCATGCGGCAGGGTAACCTTTGCATCACGATTGCCGATAACGGATCCGGCATGACTCAGGAGCAGCTGCAGCACTTGCTGGAGCATGCGAACGGAACCAGTGACCGCGGGGGCTTCGGCGTATATAACGTGAATGAACGATTGAAGCGCAATTATGGACAATCCTTTCAACTGCTTATCCAAAGCGCGCCAGGAGAAGGAACTTCGGTGCGGCTGTTCATTCCGCAGAAGTAG
- a CDS encoding Lrp/AsnC family transcriptional regulator: MDKLDKTLLELLQEDGRMTVSELSKRLSLSRPSISERMLRLQEKGVILGFSARLSPAALGRSVQVIIQLREVKISAAEFEQRIKGFEEIIECHRVTGVISYIIKAAVTSMDELSLLVERFMPFGDVITSVILASPIVDRPLLFHE, encoded by the coding sequence ATGGATAAACTAGACAAGACTCTCCTCGAATTGCTTCAAGAAGATGGGCGCATGACCGTAAGTGAACTGTCCAAACGATTGTCATTAAGCCGACCCAGTATATCGGAGCGAATGCTGCGTCTTCAGGAAAAAGGAGTCATTCTTGGATTTAGCGCAAGGTTATCGCCGGCCGCACTCGGCAGAAGCGTACAGGTCATTATTCAACTCAGGGAAGTGAAAATATCGGCTGCGGAGTTTGAGCAGCGCATCAAGGGCTTCGAGGAAATCATCGAGTGTCACCGTGTAACAGGCGTCATAAGTTACATTATTAAAGCAGCGGTCACCAGTATGGATGAGCTGAGCTTGCTCGTTGAGCGGTTCATGCCTTTCGGGGATGTCATCACCTCGGTTATTTTAGCTTCGCCGATCGTCGATCGGCCGCTTTTGTTTCATGAATAG
- a CDS encoding YitT family protein gives MNNNVKNSYRRWFQIIMGCLITAAGLIILKHSHIVTGGTAGLSLCLSYWLPFKFQPLFFLVNLPFFVFSFMKIGRSFTFRTAAAISLLTAFSSIDNALADFAFPPLLGSVVGGTIVGVGICSLFKNGASLGGSSILAIYLQRRYQFDPGKTIFAFDSMVLLTGFSTLSLGSGLISAVSIVVTSGIVSFYKGKLANGKRVKQENKSVASAV, from the coding sequence ATGAACAATAATGTTAAGAATTCTTACAGAAGGTGGTTTCAAATTATTATGGGCTGCTTGATTACAGCAGCAGGACTGATCATATTGAAGCATTCCCACATTGTTACAGGCGGGACTGCAGGCCTCTCGCTATGCCTCTCGTACTGGCTGCCGTTCAAATTCCAACCTTTATTCTTCCTTGTGAATCTTCCGTTCTTCGTCTTCTCTTTTATGAAAATCGGCCGATCCTTCACGTTCCGTACGGCTGCGGCGATCAGTCTGCTAACCGCCTTCTCGAGCATTGATAACGCGCTGGCTGATTTCGCGTTCCCTCCGCTACTCGGCTCCGTTGTGGGCGGTACGATCGTAGGGGTTGGCATCTGCTCCCTATTCAAGAACGGCGCTTCGCTTGGCGGGTCCTCCATTCTGGCCATTTATCTGCAGCGGAGATATCAATTCGATCCAGGCAAAACGATCTTCGCCTTCGATAGCATGGTTCTCCTCACCGGCTTCTCGACGCTATCCCTCGGCAGCGGACTGATCTCCGCTGTATCCATCGTCGTAACATCGGGCATTGTTTCCTTCTACAAAGGGAAGCTCGCAAACGGCAAGCGCGTAAAACAGGAAAATAAATCGGTTGCTTCCGCAGTCTGA
- a CDS encoding stalk domain-containing protein, which produces MKQGVIRAMMIVILSFALVLPQVRAAGQEQVIGVYLDGRQIAMESTPYIKDGVTLVPFRPIFEALRLAVSWDKAAQLVTGKNEWSMVALRVGALSAQVNGNSADLQVPAELRNGAVFVPLRFVGEETGNTVRWNASAGRIDIETGHSLKGRLVTPLGKTQARDLQLYRIVQDELVKVAAARTDSNGWYRFDGLIEGEHYSIQGAWPNVTDIESCEFQFRTRGNCSQLISSAPKQAGFRALSPGGNPLVAGQYQVMLLWDNAIMMNGSPKMGGQFFDNLTDGRAYTATVKILDASGNAAYSAPEPFTFTYHRGDYVTHEFRLLKTQEAQASGILVDETGKPIPNMTLSLRKSDGAGQFTQTRTRDDGSFFFGALAMRESYSFTVDLPQKDIPDMSDYAAIPPQPFTYTGTPLDLGKITMGHLQLIGQVKDENGNPIQALMSLRIGKNFGTLIPSTYKNGYYAIGGMKAGQEYSLSAGIPTYRPANANDAEGDRLIFTSSSSTSPKPVTFIYQPGMAPINFSAFFGSRTMKGTVKSVNGQAASGAEVYVDFLDGDTVASTEKITTDMSGRFELSLGIKYRGRIHAASADGDHLSHTYEFNANDARILVPSLILY; this is translated from the coding sequence ATGAAGCAAGGCGTAATTCGTGCAATGATGATCGTTATTCTTAGCTTCGCGCTAGTCTTGCCTCAAGTCCGGGCAGCAGGTCAGGAACAGGTTATCGGCGTTTATTTGGATGGCCGCCAGATCGCGATGGAGAGCACTCCCTATATCAAAGACGGGGTAACGCTGGTACCCTTTCGGCCAATTTTCGAAGCGTTGCGCCTTGCAGTGAGCTGGGACAAGGCCGCGCAATTGGTTACGGGGAAGAATGAATGGTCAATGGTGGCACTTCGCGTTGGAGCTCTTTCCGCCCAAGTGAATGGCAACTCGGCCGATCTGCAGGTGCCGGCCGAGTTGAGGAACGGCGCCGTTTTTGTCCCGCTGCGGTTTGTCGGGGAGGAGACCGGGAACACCGTCCGCTGGAATGCTTCAGCCGGCAGGATCGATATTGAAACAGGCCATTCGCTGAAAGGCCGTCTTGTCACACCTTTGGGGAAGACTCAAGCAAGGGATCTGCAACTGTACCGGATCGTACAGGACGAACTCGTGAAGGTCGCCGCTGCGCGGACCGATTCAAACGGCTGGTATCGTTTCGACGGATTAATTGAGGGCGAACATTACAGCATCCAAGGCGCATGGCCCAATGTTACCGACATCGAGAGCTGCGAATTCCAATTCAGAACCCGAGGGAATTGTTCGCAATTGATCTCGAGCGCACCAAAACAGGCGGGTTTCCGCGCCTTGTCGCCTGGCGGCAATCCGCTTGTCGCCGGCCAATACCAAGTGATGCTCCTGTGGGATAACGCAATCATGATGAACGGGTCCCCCAAGATGGGCGGTCAGTTCTTCGACAACTTAACGGATGGCCGTGCGTACACCGCGACGGTCAAGATTCTGGATGCATCGGGGAACGCCGCTTACAGCGCGCCGGAGCCGTTTACGTTCACTTATCATCGTGGAGATTACGTCACGCATGAGTTTCGGTTATTGAAGACGCAAGAAGCGCAAGCAAGCGGCATTCTCGTTGACGAGACGGGAAAACCGATTCCCAATATGACGTTGTCGCTGAGAAAGAGCGATGGGGCCGGTCAGTTTACGCAAACGAGGACGCGGGATGACGGAAGCTTTTTCTTCGGGGCGCTTGCAATGCGGGAATCCTACTCGTTTACCGTCGATTTGCCGCAGAAAGATATACCGGATATGAGCGATTATGCGGCGATTCCTCCGCAGCCGTTCACCTATACGGGCACGCCCCTTGACCTGGGCAAAATAACGATGGGTCATTTACAGCTAATCGGACAGGTGAAGGACGAGAATGGAAATCCCATTCAAGCTTTAATGTCCCTGCGGATAGGAAAGAATTTTGGGACGCTGATCCCTAGTACGTACAAGAACGGGTATTACGCCATCGGAGGCATGAAGGCGGGTCAAGAGTACTCGTTATCTGCAGGCATCCCTACCTATCGGCCGGCCAACGCGAATGACGCAGAGGGGGATCGGCTGATCTTCACAAGCTCCTCGTCGACGTCTCCCAAACCTGTCACCTTCATCTATCAGCCTGGGATGGCGCCGATTAATTTCAGCGCGTTCTTCGGCAGCCGTACAATGAAAGGCACAGTGAAGTCGGTGAACGGACAGGCAGCGAGCGGAGCTGAGGTCTACGTCGACTTCTTGGACGGCGATACCGTAGCGAGTACGGAGAAGATCACCACGGACATGTCAGGTCGATTTGAACTGAGCTTAGGGATAAAGTACAGAGGTCGCATCCATGCCGCCTCGGCAGATGGAGATCATCTCTCGCACACCTATGAGTTCAATGCGAACGACGCCCGCATTCTTGTGCCATCACTCATCCTGTACTAA